One stretch of Monomorium pharaonis isolate MP-MQ-018 chromosome 10, ASM1337386v2, whole genome shotgun sequence DNA includes these proteins:
- the LOC105838433 gene encoding uncharacterized protein LOC105838433: MRILDTILVLVILCTSLAACWSFSNVAMSIDKLIRPQNDSSMVLNFKENDATSTASPDVTMQGRIIFVPRRSKTHCQPGQQIDRREFL; this comes from the coding sequence ATGCGCATACTTGACACGATTCTCGTGCTCGTGATTCTCTGCACGAGCCTCGCCGCATGCTGGTCCTTCTCAAACGTGGCGATGTCCATCGACAAGCTGATACGACCGCAAAATGACAGCTCAatggttttaaactttaaagagAACGACGCCACCTCAACGGCATCCCCGGATGTCACGATGCAAGGCAGGATAATATTTGTTCCACGAAGAAGTAAAACTCATTGTCAACCGGGTCAGCAAATTGATCGGCGAG